In Brevibacillus brevis NBRC 100599, a single genomic region encodes these proteins:
- a CDS encoding calcium-translocating P-type ATPase, SERCA-type has product MDTQPIRKWYTLAAADVTEALHSDAAQGLTQQEAERRLAKQGANQLAEQKRKPLYSVFVDQFKDFMVLILFIATLISYFLGEYLDAIAIIAIILINGILGFIQEAKAERSLQALKELASPMARVIRGGNISMIPASRLVPGDLVQLEAGDRVPADLRLLLANRLEVEESALTGESVPVGKNVKRLETAQASTVPLGDQKNLAFMGTMVTGGTGSGIVVATGMSTEIGKIAHLMNTAEEAETPLQLRLEQMGKILVVVALLLTIVVIAAGVWHGHELFTMFLAGVSLAVAAIPEGLPAIVTVALALGVQRMIRRNAIVRKLPSVETLGCASVICSDKTGTLTQNKMTVTEVWHSDSTYEVSGSGYAPEGAFHYLGKMVSPARDGALTQMIRIADRCNNARLTCEEQSTRNLLGMGKASRFWQVIGDPTEGALKVLAAKALGGNTERTTPKNQGQRVEELPFDSDRKMMSVVEKGMDGVYSLLTKGAAEALLARSTHILWKGELIPLSATLRHQVLEQTEHMAGKALRVLGFAYKTLQGYRPGQPIGSLENNLVFVGLAGMIDPPREEVRPAIDLCHQAGIKTVMITGDHKVTAEAIARQIGLMRGYGEVLEGRELDGMSDEQLAEYAERVTVYARVSPEHKLRIVRALQSQGHVVAMTGDGVNDAPAIKTSDIGIAMGITGTDVTKEAADLVLRDDNFATIVAAVEEGRNIYDNIRKFIRYLLASNVGEILVMFFAMLLGLPLPLVPIQILWVNLVTDGLPAMALGIDQAEKDTMYQKPRNKAENIFSRGLGWKIISRGFLIGAMTLLAFWLTLKENPNDLVHAQTVAFVTLVMAQLIHVFDCRSQYSVFHRNVFENKYLVWAVLSSIVLVIGVVYMEALQPIFKTTDLNLRDWALILVTAGVPTFVAGIGGVLTGSRQRTSKEKKPAMRTVRPD; this is encoded by the coding sequence GTGGATACACAGCCAATTCGAAAATGGTACACGCTGGCGGCGGCCGACGTGACCGAAGCCCTTCATAGTGATGCTGCGCAAGGGTTGACTCAGCAGGAGGCGGAGCGGCGACTGGCTAAACAAGGTGCCAACCAGTTGGCTGAACAAAAGCGAAAGCCTCTCTACTCGGTCTTTGTTGATCAGTTCAAGGATTTTATGGTACTCATCCTGTTTATCGCAACATTGATCTCGTACTTCCTCGGAGAGTACTTGGATGCGATTGCGATTATTGCGATCATCCTCATTAACGGCATCCTCGGCTTTATTCAGGAGGCCAAGGCTGAGCGATCCTTGCAAGCGCTAAAGGAGCTGGCATCCCCGATGGCGCGTGTCATCCGAGGTGGGAACATTTCTATGATACCGGCTTCGCGGCTGGTACCTGGTGACCTGGTGCAATTGGAGGCTGGGGATCGTGTTCCCGCAGATTTGCGTTTGCTTTTGGCCAATCGGCTAGAGGTAGAGGAGTCTGCATTGACAGGAGAGTCTGTTCCCGTCGGAAAAAACGTGAAAAGACTGGAGACAGCCCAGGCCTCCACTGTACCGCTTGGCGACCAAAAAAATCTCGCTTTCATGGGCACGATGGTGACCGGAGGAACAGGGAGCGGTATCGTCGTAGCGACAGGGATGAGCACAGAAATTGGGAAAATCGCGCACTTGATGAATACAGCGGAAGAAGCAGAAACGCCTTTGCAGCTGCGCTTGGAGCAAATGGGCAAAATTCTCGTGGTCGTCGCACTGCTGTTGACGATTGTGGTCATTGCTGCTGGTGTCTGGCATGGTCATGAGCTGTTTACGATGTTCCTGGCCGGGGTGAGTCTCGCAGTTGCGGCGATTCCCGAAGGCTTGCCAGCGATTGTGACTGTCGCGCTAGCGCTTGGCGTCCAGCGGATGATCCGCCGCAATGCGATCGTACGCAAGCTGCCATCAGTCGAGACGTTGGGCTGCGCCTCTGTTATTTGCTCCGACAAAACAGGGACCCTGACTCAAAATAAAATGACAGTTACCGAAGTGTGGCACAGCGATTCCACGTATGAGGTGAGCGGTAGCGGCTACGCACCAGAGGGAGCCTTTCACTACCTGGGGAAAATGGTATCTCCCGCCCGTGACGGGGCTCTCACGCAAATGATCCGAATCGCAGACCGATGCAACAATGCCCGTTTGACATGCGAGGAGCAAAGCACGCGCAATCTGCTTGGGATGGGCAAGGCATCACGCTTTTGGCAAGTCATAGGCGACCCGACTGAAGGTGCTCTCAAGGTGCTTGCCGCGAAGGCATTGGGCGGCAATACAGAGCGTACCACCCCAAAGAATCAGGGACAGCGTGTGGAGGAGCTCCCCTTTGATTCTGACCGCAAAATGATGTCCGTCGTCGAAAAGGGGATGGACGGTGTGTATTCCCTGCTGACCAAAGGCGCGGCGGAGGCATTGCTGGCGAGATCGACACATATTTTGTGGAAGGGTGAGCTCATTCCACTCTCCGCAACGCTTCGTCACCAGGTACTGGAGCAAACGGAACACATGGCGGGCAAAGCGTTGCGCGTACTAGGCTTCGCCTATAAGACACTGCAAGGCTATCGCCCGGGACAGCCGATTGGCTCTCTGGAAAACAATCTTGTCTTTGTCGGATTGGCCGGGATGATCGATCCACCGCGTGAAGAGGTACGTCCAGCGATCGATCTTTGCCATCAAGCTGGGATCAAGACAGTCATGATTACAGGCGACCACAAGGTGACAGCAGAAGCAATCGCCCGTCAGATTGGTTTGATGCGTGGCTACGGAGAAGTATTGGAGGGGCGGGAGCTGGATGGCATGTCAGATGAGCAACTCGCAGAGTATGCGGAGCGAGTGACTGTCTATGCCCGTGTGTCTCCTGAGCACAAGCTTCGGATTGTCCGTGCCCTGCAAAGTCAAGGACATGTTGTCGCCATGACCGGGGACGGTGTCAATGATGCTCCTGCGATCAAGACCTCAGACATTGGGATCGCGATGGGGATTACCGGTACGGATGTGACGAAGGAAGCGGCCGATCTCGTGCTGCGCGATGATAACTTCGCCACGATTGTTGCCGCCGTCGAGGAAGGGCGTAACATCTATGACAACATTCGAAAATTCATCCGTTATTTGCTGGCGTCCAACGTAGGCGAGATTCTCGTCATGTTTTTTGCAATGCTCCTTGGGCTTCCTTTGCCTTTGGTGCCGATCCAGATCTTGTGGGTCAATCTCGTGACAGATGGTTTACCGGCCATGGCGTTGGGCATCGATCAGGCGGAAAAAGATACGATGTATCAGAAGCCGCGCAACAAGGCAGAGAACATATTCAGCCGAGGCTTGGGCTGGAAAATTATTAGCCGTGGCTTTCTCATCGGGGCCATGACGCTGCTCGCGTTCTGGCTGACTCTCAAAGAGAATCCGAATGACTTGGTGCATGCCCAAACGGTCGCTTTCGTCACGTTGGTGATGGCGCAGCTGATTCACGTTTTCGATTGCCGGAGTCAATACAGTGTTTTTCACCGCAATGTATTTGAAAACAAATACCTCGTTTGGGCCGTACTTTCGTCGATCGTGCTCGTGATCGGTGTCGTATACATGGAGGCACTCCAGCCGATCTTCAAAACGACGGATCTGAATCTGCGCGATTGGGCATTAATTTTGGTCACGGCGGGAGTTCCTACGTTTGTCGCGGGAATCGGTGGGGTGCTTACCGGCAGCAGACAGCGCACAAGCAAAGAAAAAAAACCAGCTATGCGTACGGTTCGTCCTGACTAA
- a CDS encoding response regulator transcription factor: protein MSIRVLIADDHAIVRSGLGMLINAQEDMEVVGYAADGKEACEKAWEVRPNVVLMDLSMPPGENGLTATARLKETAPDIQVLVLTMHDDEEYLFRVLQAGAAGYILKSAPDLDLITAIRSVNQGMAYLYPSATKSLIEEFLQMVKNGEEQAKYDILTDREKEVLVLIAKGFSNKEIAEQLTVSVKTVESHKAHIMEKLHLRTRPDLVRYAIKKGWLDFE from the coding sequence ATGAGCATTCGTGTCTTGATCGCCGATGATCATGCGATTGTACGCTCTGGGCTGGGGATGCTGATCAACGCTCAGGAGGACATGGAAGTCGTCGGATATGCGGCTGACGGAAAAGAGGCATGTGAAAAAGCATGGGAAGTCCGGCCCAACGTCGTCCTGATGGATTTGAGCATGCCGCCTGGGGAAAACGGCTTGACGGCAACGGCCAGACTGAAGGAAACGGCACCAGACATTCAGGTGCTCGTGCTTACGATGCATGATGACGAGGAATACTTGTTTCGGGTACTGCAAGCTGGTGCTGCCGGCTATATTTTAAAAAGCGCCCCTGACCTCGATTTGATCACGGCGATCCGCTCGGTCAATCAGGGCATGGCGTATTTGTATCCATCTGCGACGAAATCTCTGATCGAGGAATTTCTGCAAATGGTCAAGAACGGTGAAGAGCAGGCCAAGTACGACATCCTGACTGATCGGGAAAAAGAAGTGCTGGTCTTGATCGCAAAGGGCTTCAGCAACAAGGAAATTGCCGAGCAGCTCACTGTTTCCGTCAAGACGGTAGAATCGCATAAAGCGCATATTATGGAAAAGCTCCACCTGCGTACGAGGCCTGATTTGGTGCGGTATGCGATTAAGAAGGGCTGGCTGGATTTTGAGTAA
- the ytaF gene encoding sporulation membrane protein YtaF, translating to MSGWLALLLVSLAISMDSVSVGLTYGLRNMRMPFLSLVVVSGCSFAVVYGVMLVGSSLTEWLTPEIGQYIGAAVLILMGLFTLWRLIETRSGTEVQESTAASNNAVVAEEKQEEQEPIVLLSQFRIFGVMIQILKDPSKADTDRSGHIMGWEAVMLGLALSLDAFGAGISLTFLGYSPLLVALCIAVMSALLLVVGIALGSRAGKASWLTRLTWLPPILLICIGVAKSLK from the coding sequence ATGAGCGGATGGCTCGCACTCCTGCTCGTTTCCCTGGCCATCAGCATGGACAGTGTCAGTGTAGGATTGACGTATGGTTTACGGAACATGAGAATGCCCTTTTTGTCGCTCGTTGTCGTTTCCGGTTGTTCGTTTGCTGTTGTCTATGGTGTCATGCTTGTAGGCTCATCCCTCACCGAATGGTTAACACCCGAGATTGGCCAGTATATTGGAGCTGCGGTCTTGATCCTCATGGGTTTGTTTACTCTGTGGCGGCTGATTGAGACAAGGTCAGGGACAGAGGTTCAGGAGTCTACTGCTGCGAGCAACAACGCCGTTGTAGCCGAAGAAAAACAGGAAGAGCAGGAACCCATCGTATTATTGTCGCAGTTCCGTATTTTTGGTGTGATGATCCAGATTTTAAAAGATCCGTCCAAAGCCGATACTGACCGTTCTGGGCATATTATGGGCTGGGAGGCCGTCATGTTGGGGCTTGCTCTGTCTTTGGATGCTTTCGGCGCAGGCATCAGCCTTACGTTTTTGGGATACTCGCCACTGCTTGTCGCACTCTGTATCGCAGTGATGAGTGCCTTGCTTCTTGTGGTAGGAATTGCTCTCGGCAGCCGTGCAGGAAAAGCCAGCTGGCTGACGCGGCTCACCTGGCTGCCGCCGATTTTGTTGATTTGCATTGGTGTAGCCAAAAGTTTGAAATAA
- a CDS encoding copper amine oxidase N-terminal domain-containing protein, which produces MKTIRTGMMTIAALAALGTSVVSATSEPVKELSVNINGQAIAQDAIFDKGQQTVLVPLRPVAEALGFKVSWNDKEKAAEVQRGAITSYAKEGEDRYPFAKMYKTLGAEPRVLNGSTYVPVKFVDEILQADVNVTDDTVTVVEDEIAPMRTGTITNINKSDKGYSVTLNIYESGIILHLTADTKITDEAGKVLKPEDLKLGMAVDATTEKFMAMSLPPQTSALSITVKGGLETQDILGTAGKVASISADKDGNYKMLVEGRGITGTSQEKINLNITEKTVIINARDNKVLSPAELKEDMQVVAFYGPMMTKSLPPIGTAEKIVVE; this is translated from the coding sequence ATGAAAACAATCCGTACAGGTATGATGACAATCGCGGCACTGGCCGCTTTGGGAACTAGCGTGGTATCTGCAACCTCCGAACCAGTAAAAGAACTTTCTGTTAACATAAACGGTCAAGCAATCGCACAAGATGCGATCTTCGATAAAGGTCAACAAACCGTACTGGTTCCACTTCGTCCTGTTGCTGAAGCTCTTGGTTTCAAAGTAAGCTGGAACGACAAGGAAAAAGCAGCAGAAGTGCAAAGAGGCGCGATCACCAGCTACGCAAAAGAAGGAGAGGATCGCTATCCTTTCGCAAAAATGTACAAAACGCTGGGAGCAGAGCCTCGCGTACTGAATGGCAGCACCTATGTGCCAGTTAAATTCGTAGACGAAATCCTGCAAGCAGACGTGAATGTAACCGATGATACAGTGACTGTAGTGGAGGACGAAATCGCTCCTATGCGCACAGGTACCATTACGAACATCAACAAATCCGATAAAGGCTACTCGGTTACACTGAACATCTATGAGTCTGGCATCATCCTGCACCTGACAGCAGACACCAAAATTACGGATGAAGCTGGTAAAGTACTGAAGCCAGAAGACTTGAAGCTGGGTATGGCCGTAGATGCTACGACCGAAAAATTCATGGCGATGAGCCTGCCGCCACAAACAAGTGCGCTCAGCATTACGGTAAAAGGCGGCTTGGAGACTCAGGACATCCTGGGAACAGCGGGAAAAGTAGCGAGCATCTCTGCTGACAAAGATGGCAACTACAAAATGCTCGTAGAGGGTCGCGGTATTACCGGAACCTCCCAAGAAAAAATCAACCTGAACATTACCGAAAAAACGGTGATCATCAATGCGCGAGACAACAAGGTACTCTCGCCAGCTGAACTGAAAGAGGATATGCAAGTAGTTGCCTTCTACGGCCCAATGATGACGAAGAGCCTGCCGCCTATCGGCACTGCTGAAAAAATCGTAGTAGAGTAA
- the yunB gene encoding sporulation protein YunB codes for MRVRRGGWKRRRRRIFAGILLIIVVLIVLFIVVERRVEPTLMLIAQAKAEQVAKLAITDAVTKRMTQQGVDVNEVVIMEKDESGSIKAVNFNFKEYSRIVGETTARIQNRLKEFEQEHVQTTIPLGLATKNVFLEHIGPDIPVSFVPIGAVKTKLETKLKQAGINMVLVTVYIYVEVDLRVIIPFATKQQTVTTEIPVSEALIVGKVPTYLYDNPSGKPDVPMPRTDQVPSNPIPSQP; via the coding sequence GTGCGTGTGAGAAGGGGAGGATGGAAAAGACGCAGAAGGAGAATTTTTGCTGGGATCCTGCTAATCATTGTGGTATTGATTGTTTTGTTTATCGTTGTGGAACGCAGGGTGGAGCCGACGTTGATGCTGATTGCCCAGGCCAAGGCAGAGCAGGTCGCCAAGCTCGCGATTACCGATGCAGTCACCAAACGCATGACCCAGCAGGGTGTCGACGTCAACGAAGTTGTCATCATGGAGAAGGACGAGAGTGGTAGCATCAAAGCGGTGAATTTTAATTTCAAAGAGTATTCCCGGATTGTGGGGGAAACGACAGCCCGTATTCAAAATCGCTTGAAGGAATTCGAGCAGGAGCACGTCCAGACAACCATACCACTAGGCTTGGCTACCAAAAACGTCTTTCTGGAGCACATTGGGCCTGATATTCCGGTGTCGTTCGTTCCGATTGGTGCGGTCAAAACCAAGCTAGAAACGAAGCTGAAGCAAGCGGGAATCAATATGGTGCTGGTGACGGTCTACATTTATGTGGAAGTCGATCTGCGGGTCATTATTCCTTTTGCAACCAAACAGCAAACAGTCACCACGGAAATCCCAGTCTCCGAAGCCCTGATCGTCGGCAAGGTACCGACTTATTTGTACGACAATCCATCCGGGAAGCCCGATGTACCGATGCCGCGAACGGACCAAGTCCCAAGCAACCCGATCCCAAGCCAGCCGTGA
- a CDS encoding DUF4179 domain-containing protein — MKCFMFNQLKLYVNDELAPAESKGLEQHVENCPQCQKYLQEWVEGMQEVDFSDIPDALVPDTFTDEVMDKLSDAVPPRSTRKHSSRTRRQRGWDIVKKTGLVVAGLTALVVTGTVVSPTFANYVNSLFQIEKNADSGMKNAVNKGLVQKLEQKVTDQGITVELKELLADSMRIAVIYDVYDESGKKIEDHNLNAKLIDQNGKDWFEDDGGDNWGSHGEFFITERFLNEIFESTEATPDQLTLHLEQTEIADKTGKWSLEVPIDMKKAKEATKTVAFKDTVFQSPQGLGIELKNIEFSPSATRVMLDTTFPKSAYLEVERTSILYDRKNPQGAIVTEKERDPAFSGENMMYEITNEKGDVVAAWDMKSLDDELDNKENVLFTPRTEEEAEERPEGDVLNWWHTFGPIQGEQKLKLELKKIYEKKLASPTFDLVPTELDKKAATFKDETGSTFTFSSFAWEPGNGEDLGEAVMTIEGTLGKGIVENRDWSVKDENGKTYAASVSTESTRDKDGRVQIKGEISIPRLKQQPKKLTVSYATYMMEHDVKWEVPIEIK; from the coding sequence ATGAAATGCTTCATGTTTAATCAATTGAAGCTATACGTAAACGATGAGCTGGCCCCTGCCGAGAGCAAAGGATTGGAGCAACATGTGGAAAATTGCCCACAATGCCAGAAGTACCTGCAAGAGTGGGTAGAAGGCATGCAAGAAGTGGATTTTTCCGACATTCCAGATGCTCTTGTACCCGATACGTTTACAGATGAGGTCATGGATAAGCTGTCTGATGCAGTTCCTCCACGTTCTACGCGAAAGCACTCCTCCCGAACCAGAAGACAAAGGGGTTGGGATATTGTGAAGAAGACAGGATTGGTAGTAGCAGGACTTACCGCGTTGGTGGTGACAGGAACGGTTGTATCACCTACGTTTGCGAATTATGTGAATAGCTTGTTCCAGATTGAAAAAAATGCGGATAGCGGTATGAAAAATGCTGTCAATAAAGGCCTTGTCCAAAAGCTGGAGCAAAAAGTAACCGATCAAGGAATTACGGTCGAGTTAAAAGAGCTGTTGGCTGACTCGATGAGGATCGCAGTCATCTATGATGTGTACGACGAGAGCGGTAAGAAGATTGAAGATCATAATTTGAATGCGAAGCTAATTGATCAGAACGGTAAGGATTGGTTTGAGGATGATGGAGGAGATAATTGGGGAAGTCATGGAGAGTTTTTCATCACAGAGCGATTTTTGAACGAAATCTTCGAATCAACTGAGGCGACTCCTGACCAACTGACCTTGCATTTAGAACAGACAGAAATCGCAGATAAGACAGGAAAATGGTCATTGGAAGTTCCGATCGATATGAAGAAAGCCAAGGAAGCGACGAAAACGGTTGCCTTCAAGGATACTGTTTTTCAATCGCCGCAAGGGCTTGGGATTGAGCTGAAAAATATCGAATTTTCCCCGAGTGCGACACGGGTCATGCTGGATACCACTTTCCCAAAATCAGCTTATTTGGAGGTTGAACGAACGTCGATCCTGTACGATCGGAAAAATCCGCAAGGCGCCATTGTCACAGAAAAAGAGCGTGATCCTGCTTTTTCGGGAGAGAATATGATGTACGAAATCACCAATGAAAAAGGGGATGTGGTAGCCGCTTGGGATATGAAATCATTAGATGATGAGCTTGATAACAAGGAGAATGTTCTTTTCACACCAAGAACAGAAGAAGAAGCGGAAGAAAGACCAGAAGGCGATGTCTTGAATTGGTGGCATACATTTGGCCCGATACAGGGAGAACAAAAATTAAAGCTTGAGCTAAAGAAAATTTATGAGAAAAAGCTGGCTTCGCCTACATTTGATCTGGTTCCAACAGAACTAGACAAGAAAGCTGCGACTTTCAAGGATGAGACAGGCAGTACCTTTACATTCTCTTCTTTTGCATGGGAGCCAGGTAACGGCGAAGATCTAGGTGAGGCCGTAATGACCATAGAGGGTACATTAGGAAAAGGCATAGTCGAGAACCGCGATTGGTCTGTAAAGGATGAAAATGGGAAGACTTACGCTGCGTCAGTGAGCACGGAAAGCACAAGAGACAAGGACGGACGGGTACAGATCAAAGGTGAGATCTCGATTCCGCGCTTGAAGCAACAACCGAAAAAGCTCACGGTATCCTACGCTACCTATATGATGGAACACGACGTGAAGTGGGAAGTACCGATTGAAATCAAATAG
- a CDS encoding HXXEE domain-containing protein: protein MGFLRKYWSDFGLLVAVGVGLYLMIQWGTIPIIERLLWLSFIAILVHQYEEYRWPGYFAGLFNGLIFKSSHPERYPLNPQSAMIINLVIAYVFYLVPLLFPTVIWLGLAPILMGFFQFIWHGVFANLKAKTLYNPGLFAVIFFHIPIGVWYIRHIISTGMVTTSDWFIGTGYFIVAVYILIVKGNIWLKDENSRYTFTRQQLGPYVHKS from the coding sequence ATGGGCTTTTTGCGAAAATACTGGTCTGATTTCGGTCTGCTAGTGGCAGTTGGCGTTGGTCTGTATTTGATGATTCAATGGGGTACCATTCCTATTATCGAGCGGCTGTTGTGGCTAAGCTTCATCGCCATCCTTGTTCATCAGTATGAAGAGTATCGTTGGCCCGGATATTTTGCCGGACTGTTTAACGGTTTGATTTTCAAAAGCAGCCATCCAGAGCGTTACCCGCTGAATCCACAGTCTGCGATGATCATCAACCTCGTTATTGCCTATGTCTTTTATCTGGTTCCCCTCTTGTTCCCAACGGTCATCTGGCTCGGCTTGGCACCGATTCTCATGGGCTTCTTTCAGTTTATCTGGCATGGAGTTTTTGCGAATCTAAAAGCGAAAACGCTCTACAATCCGGGCTTGTTCGCCGTGATTTTCTTCCACATCCCGATCGGGGTATGGTATATCAGGCACATTATTTCCACTGGCATGGTAACCACATCAGACTGGTTCATTGGGACGGGCTACTTCATCGTTGCGGTGTACATTCTCATTGTGAAGGGGAATATTTGGCTAAAGGACGAAAATTCCCGTTATACCTTTACTCGTCAACAGTTGGGGCCTTACGTACACAAATCATAA
- a CDS encoding PAS domain-containing sensor histidine kinase codes for MGTSSEVLSLMQSIFANVSDAILVIDQEGRIVKANAALEQMTGWTEEELIRDKHICELCLGMATCMEETSCADCFFKRVQMPSFEMRLRTKSGVDYPVAASSARLEDESQGKLVMILRDMSAQQRVEKERYQYKLTNFAIQAQEEERKRIARELHDGVGQALYSILVGLNVVRQRELSEPVMQHVAELVNMTSKAMEEVKRMALELRPSALDDLGLLPALRSLMKRVEKTFHIQVELHVQGEKRRYSAAMETALYRIVQEAMTNTAKYAKASHLGIMFENREKEIVVTIVDDGVGFEVEKTLKIGKGLGVFGMKERAQLLGGTVDIRSAPEEGTTVIVRIPVPKEGVEDEHSCLDRR; via the coding sequence ATGGGTACGTCGAGTGAAGTGCTTTCCCTGATGCAGTCCATCTTTGCCAACGTCAGCGATGCGATCCTGGTGATTGATCAGGAGGGACGAATCGTAAAAGCCAATGCTGCGTTGGAGCAGATGACGGGCTGGACAGAAGAAGAGCTGATTCGAGATAAACATATTTGCGAGCTGTGTCTCGGAATGGCAACGTGTATGGAAGAAACGAGCTGCGCGGATTGCTTTTTTAAGCGCGTGCAAATGCCTTCATTCGAAATGAGGCTCCGAACGAAATCGGGTGTGGATTACCCTGTCGCTGCCAGCTCAGCGAGGCTAGAGGATGAATCGCAGGGGAAGCTGGTCATGATTTTGCGTGATATGTCTGCGCAACAGCGAGTGGAAAAAGAGCGCTACCAGTACAAGCTGACGAATTTTGCGATCCAAGCACAAGAAGAAGAGCGAAAGCGCATCGCCCGGGAGCTGCATGATGGCGTAGGGCAGGCGCTTTATAGTATTTTAGTGGGACTAAACGTAGTCAGACAACGAGAATTGAGCGAGCCGGTTATGCAGCATGTCGCGGAATTAGTGAATATGACTTCCAAGGCGATGGAGGAAGTGAAGCGTATGGCACTGGAGCTGCGTCCATCTGCACTGGATGATCTCGGTTTACTGCCTGCCTTACGTTCGTTGATGAAACGGGTGGAAAAGACGTTTCACATCCAGGTGGAGCTGCATGTTCAGGGGGAAAAACGCAGATACTCCGCTGCGATGGAAACAGCACTGTACCGGATTGTACAGGAAGCCATGACTAATACGGCAAAATACGCAAAGGCGAGCCATCTAGGAATCATGTTCGAGAATAGGGAGAAGGAAATTGTCGTCACGATTGTGGATGACGGTGTAGGATTTGAAGTAGAGAAAACATTGAAAATCGGCAAAGGTCTCGGAGTGTTTGGCATGAAGGAGCGTGCCCAGCTGCTTGGTGGTACCGTTGATATTCGCTCCGCACCCGAGGAAGGAACGACGGTGATCGTCCGAATTCCGGTGCCGAAGGAGGGGGTAGAGGATGAGCATTCGTGTCTTGATCGCCGATGA
- a CDS encoding RNA polymerase sigma factor — protein sequence MPDDQELIEQILAGDHEQYRQIVDRYKGKIVGYLYRMIGNMPDAQDLAQDVFIKTFYRLHDYRPEYRFSSWLYRIASNHCFDEMRKRKRTEQVEIDEEQLIDPDTPETTLLKKERDAELERSIMLLDEEYREVFVLFYLQRLSYREISERLSLSESSVQMRLFRARKKMKDSLEKTMGGGAIYEMLHV from the coding sequence ATGCCGGACGATCAGGAACTAATCGAGCAAATCCTGGCTGGCGATCATGAGCAGTACAGACAAATTGTTGACAGATACAAGGGCAAGATCGTTGGCTATTTGTACAGGATGATCGGCAACATGCCAGACGCACAGGATTTGGCTCAAGACGTGTTTATCAAAACCTTTTATCGTTTACACGACTATCGGCCTGAGTACAGGTTTTCTTCATGGCTGTATCGAATTGCGAGCAATCATTGTTTCGATGAAATGCGAAAACGTAAACGGACAGAGCAGGTAGAAATCGATGAGGAGCAGCTGATTGACCCAGACACGCCAGAGACGACTTTGTTGAAAAAAGAACGGGACGCCGAGCTGGAACGCAGCATCATGCTACTGGATGAGGAGTATCGGGAGGTATTCGTCCTGTTTTACCTACAGCGACTGTCGTATCGGGAAATCAGCGAGCGACTGTCTCTCTCGGAGAGCTCCGTTCAGATGCGATTATTCCGTGCCCGCAAAAAGATGAAGGACAGCCTAGAGAAAACGATGGGAGGGGGAGCTATTTATGAAATGCTTCATGTTTAA
- a CDS encoding TetR/AcrR family transcriptional regulator has protein sequence MSQADKNTETKAKILQSTLDLIKMEGFESVTVRKIAADSGTNVALVNYYFGSKDRLINEALSAFLGSFTATFDILDNTSLLPQERLKQFLMSYVQIIQQYPELVSRIFSLGGAVFTSQYEYGQFLKSIGFVKIERVLKEITHEENHEVLMMMIMQLFGAIFLPALLKSILSTGAGIEIASVEQQIDLLFARYFHEK, from the coding sequence ATGTCACAGGCAGACAAAAACACCGAAACGAAAGCAAAAATTTTGCAATCGACACTGGATTTGATCAAGATGGAGGGCTTCGAGAGTGTAACCGTGCGGAAAATCGCAGCGGATTCCGGTACCAACGTTGCTTTGGTTAACTACTATTTCGGTTCCAAGGATAGGCTCATCAATGAAGCCCTCAGCGCTTTTCTAGGCAGCTTTACAGCTACATTTGATATCTTGGATAACACATCTCTGCTTCCCCAAGAACGACTCAAGCAGTTTTTAATGAGCTACGTGCAGATCATCCAGCAATATCCCGAGCTGGTTTCGCGAATCTTCTCACTTGGTGGCGCTGTATTTACTTCGCAATATGAGTACGGTCAATTCCTCAAAAGCATCGGATTTGTGAAGATTGAGAGAGTTTTGAAGGAAATTACCCACGAAGAAAACCATGAGGTTCTCATGATGATGATCATGCAGTTGTTCGGAGCGATTTTTCTGCCAGCATTGCTCAAATCAATATTGTCTACAGGCGCTGGCATCGAGATAGCTTCCGTAGAACAACAGATTGATTTGTTATTCGCACGCTATTTTCATGAAAAATAA